In Ectothiorhodospiraceae bacterium 2226, a single window of DNA contains:
- the pepP gene encoding Xaa-Pro aminopeptidase — translation MLAKEHARRRKRLMQMMGEGAVAILPAAPQRPRNRDVHFPYRQDSDFHYLTGFPEPEAVAVLAPGREHGEYLLFCRERDPEREIWDGRRAGQEGAVADYGADDSFPIDDIDDILPGILERSERVYYTMGVHHDFDQLLIGWINRLRSQGRAGVHAPDTLVALDHLLHDMRLYKSAAEIKLMRHAAEVSARAHARAMQQCRPGLYEYQVEAELLHEFGMGGCRVAAYPSIVGGGANACILHYIDNAEELRDGELLLIDAGAEYECYASDITRTFPVNGRFSAEQRAVYEVVLAAQLAAIEAVRPGNHWNTPHEAAVRVLTEGLVDLGLLHGAPEHLIEEQAYRRFYMHRTGHWLGMDVHDVGDYKVDGEWRVLEPGMVMTVEPGLYISAGSEGVDERWWNIGVRIEDDVLVTRTGHDILSKDAPKQPDEIEALMAGS, via the coding sequence ATGCTGGCCAAAGAACACGCGCGGCGCCGCAAGCGCCTGATGCAGATGATGGGCGAAGGGGCGGTCGCGATCCTGCCCGCCGCGCCGCAGCGCCCGCGCAACCGCGACGTGCATTTCCCCTATCGCCAGGACAGCGACTTCCACTATCTGACCGGGTTTCCCGAGCCGGAGGCGGTGGCGGTGCTTGCGCCGGGGCGCGAGCACGGCGAGTACCTCCTGTTCTGCCGCGAACGCGATCCCGAGCGCGAGATCTGGGACGGGCGGCGCGCGGGGCAGGAAGGTGCGGTGGCCGACTACGGCGCGGACGATTCCTTCCCTATCGACGATATCGACGACATCCTGCCCGGCATCCTCGAGCGGAGCGAGCGGGTGTACTATACGATGGGCGTGCACCACGACTTCGACCAGCTGTTGATCGGGTGGATCAACCGCTTGCGCAGTCAGGGCCGCGCCGGGGTGCACGCGCCCGACACGCTGGTCGCGCTCGATCACTTGCTGCACGACATGCGCCTGTACAAGAGCGCCGCCGAGATCAAGCTGATGCGCCATGCGGCGGAGGTCTCGGCGCGAGCGCACGCGCGCGCCATGCAGCAGTGCCGGCCGGGCCTGTACGAGTATCAGGTCGAGGCCGAACTGCTGCACGAATTCGGCATGGGCGGCTGCCGGGTGGCGGCCTATCCGTCCATCGTCGGGGGCGGCGCGAACGCCTGCATTCTGCATTACATCGACAATGCCGAGGAGCTGCGTGACGGCGAGCTGCTGCTGATCGACGCGGGCGCGGAGTACGAGTGCTACGCCAGCGACATCACCCGCACCTTTCCGGTCAACGGGCGCTTCAGCGCCGAGCAGCGCGCGGTCTACGAGGTCGTGCTGGCGGCACAACTGGCCGCGATCGAGGCGGTGCGGCCCGGTAATCACTGGAACACCCCGCACGAGGCGGCGGTGCGGGTGCTCACCGAAGGGCTGGTGGATCTGGGCCTGCTGCACGGCGCGCCGGAGCACTTGATCGAGGAGCAGGCCTACCGGCGCTTCTATATGCACCGCACCGGCCACTGGCTGGGCATGGACGTGCACGATGTCGGCGACTACAAGGTCGACGGCGAGTGGCGCGTGCTGGAGCCCGGCATGGTGATGACCGTCGAGCCCGGTCTGTACATCAGCGCCGGCAGCGAGGGCGTGGACGAGCGGTGGTGGAACATCGGCGTGCGCATCGAGGATGACGTGCTGGTTACCCGCACGGGGCACGACATCCTGTCCAAGGATGCCCCCAAACAGCCCGACGAGATCGAGGCCTTGATGGCCGGCTCCTGA
- a CDS encoding UPF0149 family protein, whose translation MSEPDFDHVAGALERLGGEVPAAEVHGTLCGMICARGAVEPEAWLADVAGAAQAGDLLGQDDRRTLLALHRATSGQLADPELGFAPLLPPDEARLAARTEALGDWCQGFLFGLTRDGARDLKRLPEQSMEVVKDLVNIARVTEYEQHEREEDEAAFVEIVEYVRMGVLLINEELNPTPTDAKQPRLH comes from the coding sequence ATGAGCGAACCCGATTTCGATCACGTCGCCGGCGCCCTCGAACGCCTGGGCGGCGAGGTCCCGGCCGCCGAGGTGCATGGCACCTTGTGTGGCATGATCTGCGCGCGCGGCGCGGTCGAACCCGAGGCCTGGTTGGCAGACGTGGCGGGCGCCGCGCAGGCGGGCGACCTGCTCGGGCAGGACGATCGACGCACGTTGCTGGCCCTGCACCGCGCCACGTCCGGCCAGCTCGCCGACCCGGAGCTCGGCTTTGCGCCGCTGCTCCCGCCCGACGAGGCGCGCCTCGCCGCGCGCACCGAGGCCCTCGGCGACTGGTGCCAGGGCTTTTTGTTCGGACTGACGCGCGACGGGGCGCGCGATCTGAAGCGTCTGCCCGAGCAGTCCATGGAGGTGGTGAAGGATCTAGTCAACATCGCGCGTGTGACGGAGTATGAACAGCACGAGCGCGAGGAAGACGAGGCCGCCTTCGTCGAGATCGTCGAGTACGTGCGCATGGGGGTGCTCTTGATCAACGAGGAGTTGAACCCGACCCCGACGGACGCGAAGCAGCCGCGGCTGCACTAA